A single window of Archangium gephyra DNA harbors:
- a CDS encoding tetratricopeptide repeat protein: MSNTPQKPAGTTRVISEELGEKLVVGEITPAEFLGLSQEMLYEIATRGHDMLKTGKFQDALEIFKGLVAASPYDSVFHCNLASTYAHLEKYAEAKAEYSRALELNIGNVDALVGRSELLLREGNVTAAVQDIHTALKLDPEAKRENTKRARATLTMLQKAGKAK, encoded by the coding sequence GTGAGCAATACCCCGCAGAAGCCCGCCGGTACCACGCGCGTCATCTCGGAAGAGCTCGGTGAAAAGCTCGTCGTCGGAGAGATCACTCCGGCGGAGTTCCTCGGCCTGTCCCAGGAGATGCTCTACGAGATCGCCACGCGCGGTCACGACATGCTGAAGACCGGCAAGTTCCAGGACGCCCTGGAGATCTTCAAGGGGCTGGTGGCCGCTTCCCCCTACGACAGCGTCTTCCACTGCAACCTGGCGTCGACCTACGCCCACCTGGAGAAGTACGCCGAGGCCAAGGCGGAGTACTCCCGGGCGCTCGAGCTCAACATCGGCAACGTGGATGCCCTGGTGGGCCGCAGCGAGCTGCTCCTGCGCGAGGGCAATGTGACCGCCGCCGTCCAGGACATCCACACCGCCCTGAAGCTGGATCCCGAGGCCAAGCGCGAGAACACCAAGCGCGCCCGCGCCACCCTGACCATGCTGCAGAAGGCGGGGAAGGCGAAGTAA
- a CDS encoding DUF1521 domain-containing protein — translation MSTKIGGSPSTATTARTTTAELQTLGATKDAGQVQTTAATTQANAANNTVENDVFRTDRSIMDIFYSVVGNGGPATPTPPAPSDSSHPSGSLKTDPNGVITTPGGYKIEATSQFEWKITGPDGKNTRVWGDPHVDEGDGGKWDFKRDSTFVLGDGTRINCTTAPYGNGMTVSAKLEIISGNDRVQVTDIDKGKGKTGPVTKDGYANVNSFGGKDVFVMGKETDDWSFTGKEVIGSNNGGESFKLGNNLAAGAPAPGTNPTGTTTKPGDFLGKLGDLFKQMSKLFDTLRKLTEKLEKHNPFERPTTTGPRGGCWVDRRQDSLKTSFEDIGRMLDKHASLRDLTRSITQNRFRTF, via the coding sequence ATGTCGACCAAGATCGGTGGTTCTCCGAGCACCGCGACCACGGCCCGGACCACGACGGCTGAGCTGCAGACCCTGGGCGCCACCAAGGACGCCGGGCAGGTCCAGACCACCGCCGCCACCACGCAGGCCAACGCCGCCAACAACACGGTGGAGAACGATGTCTTCCGGACCGACCGGTCCATCATGGACATCTTCTACTCGGTCGTCGGCAACGGCGGTCCCGCCACGCCCACCCCGCCGGCTCCCTCGGACTCCTCCCACCCGTCCGGCAGTCTGAAGACGGACCCCAACGGCGTCATCACCACCCCGGGCGGCTACAAGATCGAGGCCACCAGCCAGTTCGAGTGGAAGATCACCGGTCCGGACGGCAAGAACACCCGCGTCTGGGGCGATCCGCACGTGGACGAGGGCGACGGTGGCAAGTGGGACTTCAAGCGCGACAGCACCTTCGTGCTCGGCGACGGCACCCGCATCAACTGCACCACCGCCCCCTACGGCAACGGCATGACGGTCTCCGCCAAGCTGGAGATCATCTCCGGTAACGACCGCGTGCAGGTCACGGACATCGACAAGGGCAAGGGCAAGACCGGCCCCGTCACCAAGGACGGCTACGCCAACGTCAACAGCTTCGGCGGCAAGGACGTCTTCGTCATGGGCAAGGAGACCGACGACTGGTCCTTCACCGGCAAGGAGGTCATCGGCAGCAACAACGGCGGCGAGTCTTTCAAGCTCGGCAACAACCTGGCCGCGGGCGCCCCGGCCCCTGGCACCAACCCCACGGGCACCACCACCAAGCCGGGTGACTTCCTCGGCAAGCTCGGCGACCTCTTCAAGCAGATGTCCAAGCTGTTCGACACCCTGCGCAAGCTCACCGAGAAGCTCGAGAAGCACAACCCCTTCGAGCGCCCCACCACCACCGGCCCCCGCGGTGGCTGCTGGGTGGACCGCCGCCAGGACAGCCTGAAGACCAGCTTCGAGGACATCGGCCGCATGCTCGACAAGCACGCGTCCCTGCGTGACCTGACCCGGAGCATCACCCAGAACCGCTTCCGGACGTTCTGA
- a CDS encoding SLC13 family permease, whose amino-acid sequence MLLTVVLSVPMSNQAAALVMLPVGLSAAASLGVNPRTFAMGIALAASCSFITPLEPSCLLVYGPGRYRFSDFLRLGGPLTVLMLVVFLVLVPWAWPMEVHGPSLRAG is encoded by the coding sequence ATGCTGTTGACCGTGGTCCTCTCCGTCCCGATGAGCAACCAGGCCGCCGCGCTCGTGATGCTCCCTGTCGGGCTGAGCGCCGCGGCGAGCCTGGGCGTGAATCCCCGCACGTTCGCCATGGGGATCGCGCTCGCCGCCTCTTGCTCGTTCATCACACCGCTCGAGCCGAGCTGCCTGTTGGTGTACGGCCCCGGGCGCTACCGGTTCAGCGACTTCTTGCGGCTCGGAGGCCCCCTCACCGTGCTGATGCTCGTCGTGTTCCTGGTGCTCGTCCCGTGGGCCTGGCCGATGGAGGTGCACGGCCCGTCCCTCAGAGCGGGGTAG
- a CDS encoding SLC13 family permease codes for MTGIALVLAIVFIGIVLFSIETIPLEVTALSIVCLLALSGVLTPAEAFAGFSNEMVIFIFALLAMTEGLSATGVMHRAGNWLAHFGRLGPRGFLLGLMVLVAVFSAFVPNTVTTAAFLPAALRGAKAAGLRRSRVLMPLAFASMLGGMGFLYGTSTNLVVSARLDDLGLGSIGLVELTPAGLPAAFLGVALVLLLAPVVLPTRTSTNAPEVPGTLVPSAHAEGLAAPRHSKAFLALSIFSTVLVLGSTGRVPLSVAGVTGVLLMVLTGCLDPKLVFRIDWRVVLLIGSMMALGVAMEKSGAGLLLGASRRRSRPWGARAWCCSASCC; via the coding sequence ATGACCGGGATCGCACTCGTGCTGGCCATCGTGTTCATCGGCATCGTCCTCTTCTCCATCGAGACGATCCCCCTCGAGGTGACGGCGCTCTCCATCGTCTGTCTGCTCGCGCTGTCGGGGGTCCTGACGCCCGCGGAGGCCTTCGCCGGGTTCTCCAACGAGATGGTCATCTTCATCTTCGCGCTCCTGGCGATGACGGAGGGGCTCTCGGCGACCGGGGTGATGCACAGGGCCGGCAACTGGCTGGCCCACTTTGGCCGGCTCGGCCCTCGGGGATTCCTCCTGGGGCTGATGGTGCTCGTGGCGGTGTTCTCGGCCTTCGTTCCCAACACCGTCACCACGGCGGCCTTCCTCCCGGCGGCGCTCCGGGGCGCGAAGGCCGCCGGCCTGCGCAGGAGCCGGGTGCTCATGCCACTGGCCTTCGCCTCCATGCTGGGTGGCATGGGATTCTTGTATGGGACCTCGACGAACCTGGTGGTCTCCGCGCGCCTCGATGACCTCGGGCTGGGCTCCATCGGCCTCGTCGAGCTCACTCCGGCCGGGCTGCCCGCGGCGTTCCTCGGGGTGGCTCTCGTCCTCCTGCTGGCGCCGGTGGTCCTGCCCACCCGGACGAGTACCAACGCGCCGGAAGTCCCGGGGACCCTCGTTCCTTCCGCCCACGCCGAGGGGCTCGCGGCTCCGCGTCACTCCAAGGCGTTCCTCGCCCTCTCCATCTTCAGCACCGTGCTCGTCCTCGGCTCGACAGGACGGGTGCCGCTGTCCGTCGCGGGCGTGACGGGCGTCCTCCTCATGGTCCTCACCGGCTGCCTGGACCCGAAGCTCGTCTTCCGGATCGACTGGCGGGTGGTGTTGCTGATCGGCTCGATGATGGCGCTCGGCGTCGCCATGGAGAAGAGCGGGGCGGGGCTCCTGCTCGGGGCCTCGCGGCGGAGGTCGCGGCCGTGGGGGGCCCGCGCCTGGTGCTGCTCTGCCTCATGCTGTTGA